One segment of Toxoplasma gondii ME49 chromosome VI, whole genome shotgun sequence DNA contains the following:
- a CDS encoding Met-10+ like-protein (encoded by transcript TGME49_243280~Signal peptide predicted by SignalP 2.0 HMM (probability 0.918) with cleavage site probability 0.463 at residue 25), translating to MRGPSAFRLLPLLLLLTRPASSVAAALLVRKTGTNAFPSLSLSPPAPAPDVCTRESRSSPRSNVAPSFLPSLPLRVPGRRSIAIRGERGGDERRSLRRFAAKSTFSPLFSASSPSSSFSSSLRSFLTELPLLGDRSSSSSSLPAKSSLSAAPPSEAVQGAASEGEDRTSTAEELAPTDEEGSLQRAKASTTTTEDRPEREEEADTQDEEGTLTEQADNGKRQGRTGVQEWKEKERGGEETVELRSEQGGDEETPTERLRIPEARTPTRVRNGRRRQDDSISPTREGLNVFEAAAMDPGKEADEVEKKKEEEATARALANFDPEKIGEDLTLTFLRVPERQVNDALKRVKKFLFHRRNFKSVRDEDTSTASAFDNAMLADAVALSETAAQAEQTSPREEGEKAHATGEAVQSGGDAPAADTEEARKEAKTQVAKWKRILLSEEVQEDLRQLPSSVREWLSTQNFTVGRETVHLSYKHLTAEEAMKKLVPADLDMPRRYETVGHIAHLNLREHLLPYRFLIARLLLDKQLGLATVVNKTGIASQWRELQFEHLGGEPRFVARLKENDMHFEIDYERVYWNSRLAAEREKITAEVPRSSIVLDCFAGVGAFSLFLAQRRSCLVLANDFNPNAVLCMKKNRSLNKVSSECLRLFNLDARAFVRRVAGSPEKLARLVWLRRDLVKNCMQASAGALTRSEEKQKRGEKETNGEGASSAKKRRTTPEAEANCRATKGAEAAGEVEGDSAHAEKREESLVNEKTQIECHYLMNLPELAIDFLDVFAGLLTGSGSSSEGKREKGGESEAGEGEQGEPFMCSDASAPTEEEIRQIEGLRHRIHCYAFSRSSPPEIELRPRVEKSLGFWPEDVAVREVRDVAPNKRMFCLSFDIPFSFLSTSPPS from the exons atgcGCGGAccttctgcgtttcgtctgcttccgctCCTCTTGCTGTTGACGCGTCCCGCCTCTTCCGTCGCCGCTGCCCTCCTCGTTCGAAAGACAGGAACGAACGCCTTCCCCTCTTTGTCGTTGTCGCCGCCAGCTCCCGCCCCCGACGTCTGCACTCGCGAGTCGAGGTCTTCGCCGCGATCGAATGTCgcgccttcctttctccccagtcttcctcttcgtgtgCCTGGACGGAGAAGCATCGCTATTCGAGGCGAACGAGGGGGCGACGAGCGACGCAGCCTGAGAAGATTCGCAGCGAAGTCCAccttttctccactcttttctgcctctagtccgtcttcgtcgttctcctcttctttgcgATCCTTTCTCACCGAGTTACCTCTCCTCGGAGACCGGTCCTCatcctcctcgtcgctgccTGCAAAATCTagcctctctgcagctcctccTTCCGAAGCAGTTCAGGGTGCGGCATCggaaggagaggacaggACATCGACAGCGGAGGAACTGGCTccgacagacgaagaaggaagtctCCAACGAGCGAAGGCGTCGACGACAACGACAGAGGATCGAccggagcgagaggaagaagccgacactcaggacgaggaaggcacACTGACGGAGCAAGCCGACAAcggaaaaagacaaggaaggacAGGAGTACAGGagtggaaggagaaagaacgaggcGGGGAGGAGACCGTAGAACTCCGGTCTGAACAgggcggagacgaagagactcCGACGGAACGTTTGAGGATTCCTGAGGCGCGGACCCCCACAAGAGTACGGAACggccgacggagacaagacGACTCAATCTCACCGACGAGGGAAGGCTTGAACGTCTTTGAAGCTGCGGCAATGGATCCtggaaaggaagcagacgaagtggagaagaagaaggaggaggaagcaacaGCTCGAGCACTGGCGAACTTCGATCCAGAGAAAATTGGAGAAGACTTGACTCTCACCTTTCTTCGGGTGCCAGAGCGACAAGTCAACGACGCTCTGAAGAGAGTGAAAAA ATTTCTTTTTCATCGCCGCAACTTCAAGTCGGTTCGTGATGAAGACACCTCGACGGCCTCTGCCTTCGACAACGCTATGCTCGCAGATGCTGTGGCGCTGAGCGAGACAGCTGCGCAGGCCGAACAGACGTCTCctcgcgaggaaggcgagaaggcgcatgCGACTGGCGAAGCGGTGCAAAGCGGGGGAGACGCTCCGGCAGCcgacacagaggaagcgcggaaggaggcgaagactcAGGTTGCAAAATGGAAgcgcattcttctctctgaggaAGTCCAAGAAG aCCTTCGGCAACTGCCGAGCAGCGTGCGCGAGTGGCTGTCGACACAAAACTTTACGGTTGGACGCGAGACAGTGCATCTCTCCTACAAGCATTTGACCGCAG aggaAGCCATGAAAAAGCTCGTCCCTGCGGATCTGGACATGCCTCGACGCTACGAGACGGTCGGGCACATTGCACACTTGAATCTTCGTGAGCACCTTCTTCCCTACAGATTTCTCAttgctcgtcttctcctcgat aagcAGCTGGGACTCGCGACGGTGGTAAACAAGACTGGAATTGCGTCTCAGTGGCGAGAGCTGCAGTTCGAGCATCTAGGCGGAGAACCGCGGTTTGTCGCTCGGCTG aaggagaacgacATGCACTTTGAAATTGACTACGAACGGGTCTACTGGAACTCCAG GCTGGCAGCGGAGCGCGAAAAAATCACAGCGGAAGTTCCTCGGTCGTCGATTGTCT TGGACTGCTTCGCTGGAGTCGGAGCcttttccctcttcctcgcgcagagacgcagctGTCTCGTGCTTGCGAACGACTTCAATCCCAATGCAGTGCTCTGcatgaagaagaacagaTCTCTCAACAAG gTTTCCAGTGAGTGTCTGCGCCTGTTCAACTTGGACGCGCGCGCCTTCGTCCGCAGAGTCGCAGGCTCCCCCGAGAAGCTCGCAAGACTGGTGTGGCTGCGCAGAGACCTAGTtaaaaactgcatgcaggcgtcTGCTGGAGCTCTGAcgcgaagcgaggagaagcagaaacgcggagaaaaagagacgaacggCGAGGGAGCCAGctcagcgaagaagcgaagaacaaCTCCCGAAGCGGAGGCGAACTGCCGGGCGACAAAGGGCGCCGAAGCGGCCGGGGAGGTCGAAGGCGACTCTGCTCacgcggagaaaagggaggaaagcCTCGTCAACGAAAAGACGCAAATCGAATGCCATTATCTCATGAACCTTCCCGAACTGGCCATCGACTTCCTAG ATGTTTTTGCAGGTCTCTTGACGGGGAgcggctcttcttcagaagggaagagagagaaaggtggagagagtGAGGCAGGTGAAGGCGAACAAGGAGAGCCTTTCATGTGCAGTGATGCCTCGGCGcccacagaagaagaaataaGGCAGATTGAAGGTCTTCGTCACCGCATTCACTGCTatgccttctctcgctcctccccTCCTGAAATCGAACTGAGG